A window of the Sphingobium sp. CAP-1 genome harbors these coding sequences:
- a CDS encoding VOC family protein — MANDPAPKMIFVNLPVSDLAASIAFYEAVGAVPNKDFADDSAQMLSFSDIIHVMLLTQDRFRSFTPRAIPNAHETAQVLLALSEVSRAAVDATVGRALAAGGSEPNPGQDHGFMYGRSFADLDGHIWEVSWMDMAAALATRAAADA; from the coding sequence ATGGCAAACGACCCTGCTCCCAAAATGATTTTCGTCAATCTGCCGGTCAGTGACCTGGCCGCCTCCATCGCCTTCTATGAAGCGGTGGGCGCGGTGCCGAACAAGGATTTTGCCGACGACAGCGCGCAGATGCTGAGTTTTTCCGACATAATCCATGTCATGTTGCTGACCCAGGACCGCTTCCGCAGCTTCACCCCGCGCGCCATCCCCAACGCGCATGAAACCGCGCAGGTGCTGCTGGCGTTGAGCGAAGTGAGCCGCGCGGCGGTCGATGCGACGGTGGGCAGGGCGCTGGCGGCGGGCGGCAGCGAGCCGAACCCCGGCCAGGATCATGGCTTCATGTACGGCCGCAGCTTTGCGGATCTGGACGGCCATATCTGGGAAGTGTCGTGGATGGACATGGCGGCGGCGCTGGCCACGAGGGCGGCCGCAGACGCCTGA
- a CDS encoding DMT family transporter, which produces MAWIALFFAGLLEIVWAFAMKQSHGFSRLVPSLITLGAMIASFGLLSLAMRSLPLGTAYMIWTGIGALGAFAVGVAFLGEAISPARLVAAGLILAGLVLMKLTAAH; this is translated from the coding sequence ATGGCCTGGATTGCGTTGTTTTTTGCCGGTCTGCTGGAAATCGTCTGGGCCTTTGCGATGAAGCAATCGCATGGCTTTAGTCGACTTGTTCCCAGCCTCATCACCCTGGGCGCGATGATCGCCAGTTTCGGTCTGCTGTCGCTGGCGATGCGCAGCCTGCCGCTGGGCACGGCCTATATGATCTGGACCGGGATCGGCGCGCTGGGGGCGTTCGCGGTCGGCGTCGCCTTTCTGGGCGAGGCGATCAGCCCGGCGCGGCTGGTTGCGGCGGGGCTGATCCTTGCGGGACTTGTCCTTATGAAACTGACGGCTGCCCACTAA
- a CDS encoding SDR family oxidoreductase, with amino-acid sequence MQSSGNTILITGGGSGIGAALAHEFHEAGNQVIIAGRRQAALDAVVAAHPGMAAMTIDMEDPAAIAAFAAQLVADFPALDAVLLNAGIMVAEEKIDLAIAEATIATNLLGPIRLAHALLPHLETQKVATILTVSSGLAFVPLAATPTYCATKAAIHSWSLAMREQLKATSVRVVEIVPPGVQTDLMPGHADNDQMMPLADFIAETMALLWQEPALDEIHVERVKFLSEATRRGEFAAVFGLLNAPH; translated from the coding sequence ATGCAAAGTTCAGGCAACACCATCCTCATCACCGGCGGCGGGTCGGGCATCGGCGCGGCGCTGGCGCATGAATTTCACGAAGCGGGCAATCAGGTGATCATCGCCGGGCGGCGGCAGGCGGCGCTGGACGCGGTCGTGGCCGCGCATCCCGGCATGGCGGCGATGACGATCGATATGGAAGATCCGGCGGCGATCGCTGCATTCGCGGCGCAACTGGTCGCCGACTTCCCGGCGCTCGATGCCGTGCTGCTCAATGCCGGGATTATGGTGGCGGAGGAGAAGATCGACCTCGCCATCGCGGAGGCGACGATCGCGACCAATCTGCTCGGCCCGATCCGGCTCGCCCATGCCCTGCTGCCGCATCTGGAGACGCAGAAGGTCGCGACCATATTGACCGTGTCGTCGGGTCTGGCCTTCGTGCCGCTGGCGGCGACACCCACCTATTGCGCGACCAAGGCGGCGATCCATAGCTGGTCCCTCGCGATGCGGGAGCAACTCAAGGCGACGAGCGTGAGGGTGGTGGAGATCGTGCCGCCCGGCGTGCAGACCGACCTGATGCCCGGCCATGCGGACAATGACCAGATGATGCCTCTTGCCGACTTCATCGCCGAAACCATGGCGTTGCTGTGGCAGGAACCGGCGCTCGATGAAATCCATGTCGAGCGGGTGAAGTTTCTGAGCGAGGCGACGCGGCGCGGCGAATTTGCGGCGGTATTCGGCCTGTTGAACGCGCCGCATTGA
- a CDS encoding NAD(P)H-dependent flavin oxidoreductase: MTHAKLASLMARGTEFLGCDSAILCGAMSWVSERHLVSAISNAGGFGVIACGAMTPELLDAEIAATKALTTKPFGVNLITMHPQLFDLIDVCAKHDVSHVVLAGGLPPKGSIEAIKAKGAKLICFAPALSLAKKLVRSGVDALVVEGMEAGGHIGPVATSVLAQEILPEMAEQVPVFVAGGIGRGEAIAAYLEMGASGVQLGTRFACASESIAHPAFKKAFFRASARDAIASVQIDPRLPVIPVRALKNAGTEAFTAKQREVANLLDSGAVDMGEAQLQIEHYWAGALRKAVIDGDVDGGSLMAGQSVGMVNKEEPVADIIAELMGQAAHALERRAA, from the coding sequence ATGACCCACGCCAAACTCGCTTCCCTGATGGCTCGCGGCACCGAATTTCTCGGCTGCGACAGCGCGATCCTGTGCGGGGCGATGAGCTGGGTTTCCGAGCGGCATCTGGTTTCGGCCATCTCCAACGCCGGCGGGTTCGGCGTGATCGCCTGCGGCGCGATGACGCCCGAACTGCTGGATGCGGAGATCGCCGCGACCAAGGCGCTGACGACCAAGCCCTTCGGCGTGAACCTTATCACCATGCACCCGCAACTGTTCGACCTGATCGATGTGTGCGCGAAGCATGATGTGTCGCATGTGGTGCTGGCCGGCGGCCTGCCGCCCAAGGGCAGCATCGAGGCGATCAAGGCCAAAGGGGCCAAGCTGATCTGCTTCGCCCCGGCGCTTAGCCTGGCGAAGAAGCTGGTGCGGTCGGGCGTCGACGCGCTGGTGGTCGAGGGGATGGAAGCGGGCGGCCATATCGGTCCGGTCGCGACCAGCGTGCTGGCGCAGGAAATATTGCCCGAAATGGCCGAACAGGTGCCGGTATTCGTCGCCGGCGGCATCGGCCGGGGCGAGGCGATCGCCGCCTATCTGGAAATGGGCGCGTCGGGCGTGCAGCTTGGCACCCGCTTCGCCTGCGCGAGCGAAAGCATCGCCCACCCGGCGTTCAAGAAAGCCTTTTTCCGTGCCTCGGCGCGCGACGCGATCGCCAGCGTCCAGATCGACCCGCGCCTGCCGGTCATTCCGGTGCGCGCGCTCAAGAACGCCGGGACCGAAGCCTTCACCGCCAAGCAGCGCGAAGTCGCCAATTTGCTGGACAGCGGCGCGGTCGACATGGGCGAGGCGCAGTTGCAGATCGAACATTATTGGGCCGGCGCGCTGCGCAAGGCGGTGATCGATGGCGATGTCGACGGCGGATCGCTGATGGCGGGCCAGTCGGTCGGCATGGTGAACAAGGAAGAGCCGGTCGCTGACATCATCGCCGAACTGATGGGGCAGGCCGCGCACGCGCTGGAGCGGCGAGCCGCCTGA
- a CDS encoding winged helix-turn-helix transcriptional regulator — MANPLENRFAAEDIAQAERYLAQEAPGEIDPRVERLVNDLIGRIADKWTLLVLELLEEKGVLRFTEIGRQVEGISQKMLTQTLRQMERDGLLTRTVHPVVPPRVDYALTPLGNSLSAAFCGVWVWAERHLDRVEAARAAFDARG; from the coding sequence ATGGCAAATCCGCTCGAAAACCGCTTCGCCGCCGAGGATATTGCGCAGGCAGAACGCTATCTGGCACAGGAGGCACCCGGCGAGATCGACCCGCGCGTCGAACGACTCGTCAATGATCTGATCGGCCGGATCGCCGACAAATGGACCCTGCTGGTGCTGGAACTGCTGGAGGAGAAGGGCGTGCTGCGCTTTACCGAGATCGGCCGGCAGGTCGAGGGGATCAGCCAGAAGATGCTGACGCAAACGCTGCGCCAGATGGAGCGCGACGGCCTGCTGACCCGCACCGTCCATCCGGTGGTACCGCCGCGCGTCGACTATGCGCTAACCCCGCTCGGCAACAGCCTGAGCGCCGCCTTTTGCGGCGTCTGGGTCTGGGCCGAACGCCATCTGGATCGGGTAGAGGCCGCGCGCGCCGCCTTCGACGCGCGCGGCTGA
- a CDS encoding aspartate kinase produces MARIVMKFGGTSMAGMERIRNVAARVKHVVEQGHEVAVVVSAMAGETDRLVGFCKEASALYDPAEYDVVVAAGEQVTSGLLAMTLKAMDVDARSWLGWQLPIRTIEAHAKARISTIETDGLIAAMQSGQVAVIPGFQGMMADGRVSTLGRGGSDTSAVAVAAAVKADRCDIYTDVDGVYTTDPRIVARARKLDLVTYEEMLELASVGAKVLQTRSVGLAMKEGVVVQVLSSFDDPTQDDLPGTLIVSDEELEAKLKETKMERQLITGIAHDKNEAKIIVTRVPDKPGAVASIFGPLADAAINVDMIIQNDSKDNEETDVTFTVPRADLARSVDILEARKDEIGFRRIITDTEVAKISVVGVGMRSHAGVAATMFKTLADRGINIEAISTSEIKVSVLIDEDETELAVRVLHTAYGLDAPAA; encoded by the coding sequence ATGGCGCGCATCGTGATGAAATTCGGCGGCACCTCCATGGCGGGGATGGAGCGAATTCGCAACGTGGCCGCGCGTGTCAAACATGTCGTGGAACAGGGCCATGAAGTCGCCGTCGTCGTATCGGCCATGGCGGGCGAAACCGATCGTCTGGTCGGCTTTTGCAAGGAAGCCTCCGCGCTTTACGACCCGGCCGAATATGATGTCGTCGTCGCCGCCGGTGAGCAGGTGACGAGTGGCCTGCTGGCCATGACGCTGAAGGCGATGGACGTGGATGCGCGGAGCTGGCTCGGCTGGCAATTGCCGATCCGCACGATCGAGGCCCATGCCAAGGCGCGCATCAGCACGATCGAGACAGACGGGCTGATCGCCGCGATGCAGTCTGGCCAGGTTGCCGTCATTCCCGGTTTTCAGGGCATGATGGCCGATGGCCGGGTGTCGACGCTGGGCCGTGGCGGCTCCGACACGTCGGCGGTCGCCGTGGCGGCGGCGGTCAAGGCCGATCGCTGCGACATCTACACCGATGTCGACGGCGTCTACACCACCGACCCGCGCATCGTCGCCCGCGCCCGCAAGCTGGACCTCGTCACCTATGAGGAAATGCTGGAGCTGGCCTCGGTCGGCGCCAAGGTGCTGCAAACCCGCTCGGTCGGCCTCGCCATGAAGGAAGGCGTGGTCGTGCAGGTACTCTCTTCCTTCGATGATCCCACCCAGGATGACCTCCCCGGCACGCTGATCGTGAGCGACGAGGAACTGGAAGCAAAGCTCAAGGAAACGAAGATGGAACGTCAGCTCATCACCGGCATCGCCCATGACAAGAATGAGGCGAAGATCATCGTCACCCGCGTCCCCGACAAGCCGGGCGCGGTCGCCAGCATCTTCGGCCCGCTGGCCGACGCGGCGATCAATGTCGACATGATCATCCAGAACGACTCCAAGGATAATGAGGAGACGGACGTTACCTTCACCGTCCCGCGCGCGGACCTGGCCCGCAGCGTCGACATCCTGGAAGCGCGCAAGGACGAAATCGGCTTCCGCCGTATCATCACCGACACCGAAGTCGCCAAGATCAGCGTCGTGGGTGTGGGAATGCGCAGCCATGCCGGCGTCGCCGCGACCATGTTCAAGACGCTGGCCGACCGCGGCATCAACATCGAAGCCATCTCCACCAGCGAGATCAAGGTGTCGGTGCTGATCGACGAAGATGAAACCGAGCTGGCGGTGCGCGTGCTGCACACGGCCTATGGTCTGGACGCCCCGGCGGCTTGA
- a CDS encoding winged helix-turn-helix transcriptional regulator translates to MSQKRAYQDGCAVAHALDIVGDRWAMPIMRELMLGPKRFTDLRAGLPGISANVLTQRLEELEASSILIRRRLPPPAASQIYALTDWGRESEIVFQVLGRWACRSPTMQPGKPMSPVSVVLSMRTMIDRSRIGDLNAVIGFRFGEEAFRATLKDGNFLIDRSEAADADATFIGDQNALVAVLYGGARYADMADALRIEGDRMLAGRFATLFPLPPKAPDMVSGQPSVS, encoded by the coding sequence ATGAGTCAGAAACGCGCTTATCAGGACGGATGCGCCGTCGCCCATGCGCTGGATATTGTCGGCGATCGCTGGGCGATGCCCATCATGCGCGAACTGATGCTCGGCCCCAAGCGCTTCACCGATCTGCGCGCCGGCCTGCCCGGAATCAGCGCCAATGTGCTGACGCAGCGGCTGGAGGAACTGGAAGCGTCCAGCATCCTGATCCGCCGCCGCCTACCCCCACCCGCCGCCAGCCAGATTTACGCGCTGACCGACTGGGGCCGCGAGTCGGAGATCGTGTTTCAGGTGCTGGGCCGCTGGGCCTGCCGGTCCCCGACGATGCAGCCGGGCAAGCCGATGAGTCCGGTGTCGGTGGTGCTGTCGATGCGCACGATGATCGACCGCAGCCGGATCGGCGACCTGAATGCCGTCATCGGCTTCCGCTTCGGCGAGGAGGCCTTTCGCGCGACGCTGAAAGATGGCAACTTCCTGATCGACCGGAGCGAGGCGGCGGACGCGGACGCGACCTTTATCGGCGACCAGAATGCGCTGGTCGCTGTCCTTTATGGCGGCGCGCGCTATGCCGACATGGCGGACGCGCTGCGCATTGAAGGCGACAGGATGCTGGCCGGACGTTTCGCCACCCTCTTCCCCCTGCCGCCCAAGGCGCCCGATATGGTTAGTGGGCAGCCGTCAGTTTCATAA